A region of Candidatus Roizmanbacteria bacterium DNA encodes the following proteins:
- a CDS encoding class I SAM-dependent methyltransferase: MLTDILYLLAVLSLLIFLIWASIYIISLIISWFRGAPYVATKTEDYKRILHEIVPKRGTYFLEVGCGDGRVLRYAAQTYGVRGKGVDINPIILLKGKFLTYWQKLRNISFVNEDVKMTDFSGADYIYIFLFPKLVETLKNKLLTKTKQDVTIIAHGFQISYLRKYQDKVLEGKTFKTYIYKISPR, from the coding sequence ATGCTTACTGACATCCTATATCTCCTCGCCGTACTCTCTCTTCTGATCTTTCTCATCTGGGCAAGTATCTATATCATCTCTCTTATCATATCCTGGTTTCGCGGAGCTCCCTATGTTGCCACCAAAACAGAGGATTACAAACGGATACTTCATGAGATTGTACCGAAAAGAGGTACATATTTCCTCGAGGTGGGCTGCGGAGACGGAAGGGTACTTCGATATGCCGCTCAAACCTATGGAGTGAGAGGCAAAGGGGTTGATATCAATCCGATTATACTCCTGAAAGGCAAATTTCTTACTTATTGGCAAAAGCTCCGTAATATTTCATTTGTAAATGAAGACGTAAAAATGACTGACTTTTCCGGGGCAGACTATATTTATATTTTCCTTTTTCCTAAGCTTGTTGAGACGCTCAAGAATAAACTGCTAACAAAAACAAAACAGGATGTAACGATTATTGCCCATGGATTTCAGATCTCTTATCTGAGAAAATATCAGGACAAAGTATTGGAAGGAAAAACGTTCAAGACCTATATTTATAAAATATCACCGCGATAG
- a CDS encoding glucosaminidase domain-containing protein: protein MVKNIAVLLLLIVLLILPNTVRAEQIAGTSAKLVTAETTDDRVDQYVERNLQKSVIREVLESKKSPLVTEVDAFMDACTTYEIDCYLLPSIAGLESSFGKHLIPESHNPFGWGGGHIYFDSWSDAFHAVAKGLKNNYIGRGAETIEEIGPIYAASPTWAVRVRSIHNEFERREADKKLYYAKLAMSL from the coding sequence ATGGTAAAAAACATAGCAGTATTACTATTACTTATAGTACTATTGATCTTACCAAATACCGTTCGTGCAGAGCAAATTGCAGGAACGTCTGCAAAGCTTGTTACTGCAGAAACCACTGATGACCGTGTCGACCAGTATGTCGAACGGAATCTTCAGAAATCAGTCATTCGGGAGGTTCTTGAAAGCAAGAAATCACCTCTTGTTACTGAAGTAGATGCGTTTATGGACGCATGTACGACATACGAGATTGACTGTTATCTTCTTCCCTCTATTGCCGGACTTGAATCCTCGTTCGGTAAGCATCTTATTCCTGAATCTCACAACCCGTTCGGTTGGGGCGGCGGACATATTTATTTTGATTCATGGAGTGACGCATTTCACGCCGTCGCTAAGGGTCTGAAAAACAACTATATCGGACGCGGAGCGGAAACTATTGAAGAAATAGGTCCTATCTATGCCGCGAGTCCGACATGGGCAGTCCGTGTACGATCAATTCACAATGAATTTGAGCGTCGTGAAGCTGATAAGAAACTCTACTACGCAAAGCTTGCTATGAGTCTGTAA
- a CDS encoding GIY-YIG nuclease family protein, giving the protein MDKCYYVYILASKRNGTLYIGVTSDLIKRIWQHKAKIVSGFTADYDVNVLVYYEVHNQIALAIKREKQLKKWNRTWKLELIERNNPDCRDLYEEIIK; this is encoded by the coding sequence ATGGATAAATGCTACTATGTATATATACTTGCTAGTAAAAGAAACGGGACATTATATATCGGTGTGACTTCGGACCTGATTAAACGGATATGGCAACACAAGGCTAAGATAGTCAGCGGCTTTACGGCAGATTATGATGTGAATGTTTTAGTTTACTATGAAGTACATAATCAAATAGCACTTGCAATAAAACGCGAGAAGCAATTAAAAAAATGGAACAGAACGTGGAAACTTGAACTCATTGAGAGAAATAATCCTGATTGCAGAGATTTATATGAAGAAATAATAAAGTAG